From the genome of Treponema peruense:
ACGTACCGTGTACTCCCGAATTTCTGAATGATCTGCGGGAAACAAAATGCGTAAAAGATGTCTGGGTTGATTAATATCGCTGATGCCGTCAAACAACATCATCGATATTTGAAAGTTTCTAAGGCAAACTAGTTTGCTTTAGAAACTTTCACTTGGTTTATGGAGCATTTATGGTACTTTCTTACATTTTTACTTTCCTTTCAACGCTGGTTTCGATTTACACAATTATGTGTTTTCTAAGAATAATTTTCACATGGATTCCGTCTCTTTCATACAGCAAAGCAGCGCGTTTCCTTGCGGCAGTCTGTGACCCTTACCTTAATTTTTTCAGGCGCATCAGATGGCTTACAATAGGAAACCTTGACTTTAGCCCTGCCCTGGCTCTTTGTATACTTGGAGCCGGAACATCAATATTCGGTTCACTGGCAAGAGGCCGCGTATTTTCTTTTTCACGCATTTTGATAATGATTGTAGAAGCACTCTGGTCAATAGGCCAGTCCCTGCTTACATTCCTTATTCTTACGCTTGCAATAAGGCTCATAATTCTTCTCGTAACAGAAAGCAGAAACAAAAGAAATTCCGCTTCTTACAGCTACGACTTCAACAGTTACAACCGCCAGTCTTCGGGCAGTTACATACTTGAAGCGCTCGACCGTTCACTTTCGCCAATCGTATACACAATAGCCGGCACGTTTACACGCGGAACACAGCCTTCGTTCAAAAAAGCCCTTATAATCAGCGTATGTACACTTATTGCAGCCGAAATTCTTCTTATTCCCATTCTTAATCTTCTGATTGGTGCAATTGCACTTATTCCGTTCTAGGATTTGCCGTGAAACTGTCAGAAATAGAAACTGCAGTAGAAGGTCTCCAGGGCGTTGGTCCATCCACGGCAAAACTGTTTTCAAAAATGGGCATTTTTACAGTGGCAGACCTTCTTTCGACTTATCCCAGAGACTACGAAGACAGAACAAAAAAAATCCCGCTCAGTGAATACAAAACCGCAAAAGTTCATACAGTCTGCAAAGTCACAGGTTACGAATGGTTTGGTTACGGCCGCATGAAAACCCTTAAAATTGCGGTAACAGACGGAACTGCGCAGGCGTGGCTGGTTGCCTTTAACCGTCCGTTCCTGCAAAAATCGCTTCCCGAAGGCTCGCTGGTTTCAGTAACAGGACAGTTTATAGAAAAATACGGTCAGCTTCAGTCTTCGGCCTTTGATGCTGTAAAAATTGCAGACACAGGCGACATAAATGACTGGCAGAACAAGACAGCGCCTGACAGTGCGGTTCTTCCAATCTACCCGCTTACAGAAGGGCTGTCGCAAAAAGTATTCCGCAAAACTGTTGCACTCGCACTAAAGCAATACGGAATGGGAATAGACGATGAGATTCCGCAGGAAATAATCAGTGAAAGAAAACTGCTTTCCAAAAAACATGCGCTTGTGTACGTTCATGTTCCGGCAACCATCTCACAGGCAAAAGAAGCACGCGCCACACTCATTTACGAAGAGCTCTATCTTTTTGAACAAAAAATGGCA
Proteins encoded in this window:
- a CDS encoding YggT family protein, which translates into the protein MVLSYIFTFLSTLVSIYTIMCFLRIIFTWIPSLSYSKAARFLAAVCDPYLNFFRRIRWLTIGNLDFSPALALCILGAGTSIFGSLARGRVFSFSRILIMIVEALWSIGQSLLTFLILTLAIRLIILLVTESRNKRNSASYSYDFNSYNRQSSGSYILEALDRSLSPIVYTIAGTFTRGTQPSFKKALIISVCTLIAAEILLIPILNLLIGAIALIPF